From Rutidosis leptorrhynchoides isolate AG116_Rl617_1_P2 chromosome 3, CSIRO_AGI_Rlap_v1, whole genome shotgun sequence, a single genomic window includes:
- the LOC139901252 gene encoding uncharacterized protein, giving the protein MRVHVDTGSSVDVIYEQCFRKLPESIRAELIPTAVSLSGLAGESAWPVGQLSLQIELVDETDAKLRRQAWLDLYVMRYASRYNMLLGRSALSKFGIIPSTIHGMIKFATFKGVATMNSAIIQPICANVNMQGAVIETANMQENLAIINRTYPEQTIKIGSNLDANVKQKLVQLLISNMDVFAWCEQDMTGVPRRIAEHRLNANPALKPIIQKRRCMAPDRMQ; this is encoded by the coding sequence ATGAGAGTACATGTAGATACAGGAAGCAGTGTAGATGTCATATATGAGCAATGCTTTCGCAAGTTGCCAGAGAGTATTAGAGCGGAGCTTATACCTACTGCAGTTTCGCTATCAGGCTTAGCAGGGGAATCTGCATGGCCGGTGGGGCAATTGTCGCTTCAAATTGAGCTTGTTGATGAAACAGATGCGAAATTGAGGCGCCAAGCATGGCTAGATCTGTATGTTATGCGATATGCTTCGCGCTATAATATGTTGCTGGGACGATCTGCGTTATCTAAATTTGGCATAATCCCTTCAACTATACATGGAATGATAAAATTTGCAACGTTTAAAGGTGTTGCAACAATGAATTCTGCAATCATACAGCCAATTTGTGCAAATGTTAATATGCAGGGCGCAGTAATTGAGACAGCCAATATGCAAGAAAACCTGGCTATTATAAATCGCACTTATCCGGAGCAGACAATTAAAATTGGCAGTAATCTAGATGCAAATGTCAAGCAGAAGCTAGTGCAATTGTTAATTTCAAATATGGATGTTTTTGCATGGTGTGAGCAAGACATGACTGGTGTTCCGCGAAGGATTGCGGAACATAGACTTAATGCAAATCCGGCGCTAAAACCAATAATTCAAAAGCGAAGATGTATGGCTCCAGATCGTATGCAATAG